Proteins encoded together in one Papaver somniferum cultivar HN1 unplaced genomic scaffold, ASM357369v1 unplaced-scaffold_21, whole genome shotgun sequence window:
- the LOC113340209 gene encoding pyruvate decarboxylase 1-like, with amino-acid sequence MDFKVGSLDTCNPITGVVSCLATNHVSTIKSITPPLRSAECTLGRYLARRLVQISVSDVFAVPGDFNLTLLDDLIAEPGLKLVGCCNELNAGYAADGYARSRGVGACAVTFTVGGLSILNAIAGSYSENLPIICIVGGPNSNDYGTNHILHHTIGLPDFSQELRCFQTITCYQAVVNILEDAHEKIDTAISTALKESKPVYISISCNLSAISHPMFSQDPIPFFLAPKMSNSTGLEAAVDAAAEFLNKAVKPVMVAGPKLRVAKACNAFLEVADACGYAVAVMPSAKGLMKETHPHFIGTYWGAVSTAFCAELVESADAYIFAGPIFNDYSSVGYSLLIKKEKAIIVEPDRVVIANGLAFGCVLMKEFLPALARKLKKNTTAYDNYHRIYVPEGLPRQSYPKEKLRVNILFKHIQNMISGDNTMIAETGDSWFNCQKLKLPEGCGYEFQMQYGSIGWSVGATLGYAQAAKDKRVIACIGDGSFQVTAQDISTMLRCEQNPIIFLINNGGYTIEVEIHDGPYNVIKNWNYTALVDAIHNGDGNCWTAKVQCEEDLVEAIETATEVKKDCLCFIEIIVHKDDTSKELLEWGSRVSSANSRPPNPK; translated from the exons ATGGATTTCAAAGTTGGTTCTCTTGATACATGCAACCCTATAACTGGAGTAGTGAGTTGTTTAGCTACAAATCATGTATCAACCATCAAAAGCATAACACCACCATTACGTTCAGCTGAATGCACATTAGGAAGATATTTAGCAAGACGTTTAGTACAAATTAGCGTGAGTGATGTATTCGCAGTACCTGGTGATTTTAATCTGACATTACTTGATGATCTTATTGCTGAACCTGGATTGAAATTAGTTGGCTGTTGTAATGAGCTTAATGCTGGTTATGCTGCTGATGGTTATGCCAGATCACGTGGTGTTGGTGCCTGTGCTGTTACTTTTACTGTTGGTGGGTTAAGTATTTTAAACGCCATTGCTGGTTCTTATAGTGAGAATTTGCCTATTATCTGTATTGTGGGTGGTCCTAATTCTAATGATTATGGTACTAATCATATCTTACATCATACTATTGGTTTGCCTGATTTTAGTCAAGAACTTCGTTGTTTCCAGACCATCACTTGTTATCAG GCGGTTGTTAACATCTTGGAAGATGCACATGAAAAAATCGATACTGCGATTTCGACAGCTTTGAAAGAAAGCAAACCTGTTTATATCAGTATCAGTTGCAATTTGTCTGCCATATCACATCCTATGTTCAGTCAAGATCCTATTCCATTCTTCTTAGCACCCAA GATGAGTAATAGTACTGGTCTGGAAGCAGCAGTGGATGCTGCAGCAGAGTTCTTGAATAAGGCAGTAAAGCCAGTGATGGTGGCTGGGCCAAAACTTAGGGTTGCCAAGGCTTGCAATGCGTTTCTTGAAGTAGCAGATGCCTGTGGTTATGCAGTTGCAGTGATGCCATCAGCGAAAGGACTAATGAAGGAGACCCATCCACATTTCATTGGGACTTACTGGGGTGCAGTAAGCACTGCTTTCTGTGCTGAACTTGTAGAATCAGCTGATGCTTACATTTTTGCTGGACCAATTTTTAATGACTATAGCTCCGTGGGGTACTCCCTACTTATCAAGAAGGAGAAGGCGATTATCGTGGAACCCGATCGGGTTGTGATTGCTAATGGGCTTGCCTTTGGATGTGTTTTGATGAAGGAATTCTTACCAGCACTCGCTAGGAAACTTAAGAAAAATACAACTGCATATGATAATTACCACAGGATTTATGTCCCAGAAGGTCTTCCTCGTCAGAGTTACCCAAAAGAGAAATTGAGGGT aaatatATTGTTCAAACACATTCAAAATATGATATCCGGTGACAATACTATGATTGCTGAAACGGGTGATTCCTGGTTTAACTGCCAGAAACTGAAATTACCCGAAGGGTGCGG GTATGAATTCCAAATGCAGTATGGGTCCATTGGTTGGTCAGTTGGTGCAACACTTGGATATGCACAGGCTGCAAAGGATAAGCGAGTGATTGCTTGTATTGGTGATGGAAGTTTCCAGGTAACTGCACAAGATATATCAACAATGTTGAGGTGTGAGCAGAACCCCATCATCTTTCTGATAAATAATGGTGGCTACACCATCGAAGTGGAGATCCATGACGGACCTTACAATGTGATCAAAAACTGGAACTACACTGCGCTTGTTGATGCTATTCATAACGGCGATGGAAATTGCTGGACTGCCAAG GTTCAATGCGAGGAAGATCTGGTGGAAGCTATTGAGACTGCAACTGAAGTTAAGAAGGATTGCTTGTGTTTCATTGAGATTATAGTTCACAAGGATGATACAAGCAAAGAATTGCTGGAATGGGGTTCAAGGGTTTCTTCTGCAAACAGTCGTCCACCAAATCCTAAGTAA